The Trichosurus vulpecula isolate mTriVul1 chromosome 3, mTriVul1.pri, whole genome shotgun sequence genome includes a window with the following:
- the E2F1 gene encoding transcription factor E2F1, with translation MALDGSGGGGGTCVAELEALLGAGGLQLLEQQIVIISTQDEGPLSAAAVPVTAEGPREAELLLFATPQAPRPGASGPRPALGRPPVKRKLDLETDHQYIAEGSQPARARPRPPGKGVKSPGEKSRYETSLNLTTKRFLELLNQSTDGVVDLNWAAEVLKVQKRRIYDITNVLEGIQLITKKSKNHIQWLGNHSVAVNTSKHQMLAKDLHHLQEAERQLDDLIQMCTVQLKLLTEDADNQHLAYVTCQDLRSIADPAEQMVMVIKAPPETQLQAADPAEAFQISLKSSRGPIDVFLCPEESADACSPVKSPFKAAPEETGLSLEPTPPPQPPPPPPSPLTTSTQEGSLPLLTSEQEHLLSRTSPASLRASAEDGRLSPLVSVDSLLEQVKEDFSSLLPDEFISLSPPQGQDYHFGLEEGEGIRELFDCDFGDFTPLDF, from the exons ATGGCCCTGGACGGcagcggcggcggtggcggcacGTGCGTGGCGGAATTGGAGGCCCTGCTGGGGGCTGGGGGGCTGCAGCTGCTGGAGCAGCAGATCGTCATCATCTCCACCCAGGACGAAGGCCCGCTCAGCGCCGCCGCCGTCCCCGTCACCGCTGAGGGGCCCCGAGAGGCCGAGTTGCTGCTGTTCGCTACGCCCCAGGCGCCCCGGCCGGGAGCCAGCGGACCCAGGCCTGCCCTGGGCCGGCCTCCG GTGAAAAGGAAACTGGACTTGGAAACAGACCATCAGTACATAGCTGAAGGCAGCCAGCCAGCCCGGGCCAGGCCCAGACCCCCTGGCAAAG GTGTGAAGTCCCCAGGGGAGAAGTCTCGCTATGAGACCTCACTGAACTTGACCACCAAACGCTTCCTGGAGTTGCTGAACCAGTCTACAGATGGCGTGGTGGACCTGAACTGGGCAGCGGAGGTGCTGAAGGTGCAGAAACGGCGCATCTATGACATCACCAACGTGCTTGAGGGCATCCAGCTCATCACCAAGAAGTCTAAGAACCACATCCAGTGGCT GGGGAACCATTCTGTAGCCGTCAACACCAGCAAGCACCAGATGCTAGCCAAGGACTTGCATCATCTCCAGGAGGCTGAGAGGCAGCTGGACGACTTGATCCAGATGTGCACTGTTCAGCTCAAACTGCTCACCGAAGACGCCGACAATCAGCA CTTAGCTTATGTGACCTGCCAAGACCTACGCAGTATAGCGGACCCTGCAGAgcagatggtgatggtgataaagGCCCCACCTGAGACACAGCTGCAGGCGGCAGACCCGGCAGAG GccttccagatttctctgaaaagtAGCCGAGGGCCCATTGATGTGTTCCTGTGCCCCGAGGAGAGCGCTGATGCATGCAGTCCGGTGAAGAGTCCCTTTAAGGCAGCTCCTGAAGAGACTGGCCTCAGTCTGGAGCCCACACCTCCGCCCCAgccgccaccaccaccccccagcCCCCTCACAACCTCCACGCAGGAAGGCAGTTTGCCCCTGCTCACCAGTGAACAAG AACACCTCCTGTCCCGGACAAGCCCAGCATCCCTCAGAGCTTCAGCAGAAGATGGACGCCTGTCTCCGCTAGTGTCTGTAGACAGCCTCCTGGAGCAGGTGAAGGAGGATTTCTCCAGTCTCCTGCCAGATGAGTTCATcagcctctcccctcctcagGGCCAGGACTATCACTTTGgcctggaggaaggagagggcatCAGGGAACTCTTTGATTGTGACTTTGGGGACTTCACCCCCTTGGATTTCTGA